Part of the Clostridium sporogenes genome, ATCATAGCAGAAGCTCTTTTAGCAGGAATATATGTAGATACAAAAAATTTTTACTTTAAAACAGGTATTAGAACCTTTGAAGCTGCATCTTTTTTAAAAAAATTTGGAGCAGATACTATTGATGTTAAGAAGTTTTTTGCTAGTGATTTAGATACTTATATCAAAAAATTAGAAATAATAAAGTCAGTCCATGTAAAAAATGATATTGCTATAGCAGTATGTCCAGAAAATATAGAAGATAATGTATTAGCTGCCCAGGCAGCGGACGAACTACTAAATATTTCAGGTATTCAAGCTTCCTTTGTATTTGTTACAATAGATAATGAAATATATATAAGTGGAAGATCCCTTGGAGATATTAACGTTCAATTAATACTTGAAATGCTAGGTGGTGGAGGACATATGACTATGGCTGGAGCTAAATTAGAAAAAATTAATTTAAAAGAGGCGGTAGAAAAATTAGAATTAGCCATAGATAAATATTTAAGGGAAGGTGAAGAATAATGAAAGTTATATTATTAAAAGACGTTAAATCATTGGGTAAGAAGGGGGATCTAGTTAATGCATCTGATGGATATGCAAGAAATTATCTAATCCCAAAGAAATTAGCTGAGCAAGCAACAGAAAATAATGTACACATTTTAAACAATAAAAAAGAGGCAGAAAGAAGACAAAAATTAAAGGAACTAGAAGAAGCTCAAAAATTAGCAAAATCATTAATGGGAAAAGAAATTAAATTTAAAGTTAAAATTGGTGAAAATGGACGACTATTTGGTTCTATAACATCAAAAGATATTTCAGAAAAGTTAAAAGAACAATACAATATGGATATAGATAAAAAGAAGATAGTAGCAGAAACTATAAGGCAAACAGGAGTTTATGAGGCAGAAATAAAAATTTACCCAGAAGTTTCAACTAAAGTTAAAGTTTCTGTTTTAGAGGAATAGGAGGAAAATTGTGAATTCTCATAAATTAGATGAATTACAAGATGATATAATAAATGAAATAGAACAGGATATTTCAAATGATATGTCTATTGAGTTACAGACAGAGGTTTTATTTGAAATAGTAAAAAAAATAATAAAAGATTCTAATATAAGGGCTAGAGTTGTAAAGTATAAGTTAGAAAAATATATAAATAGTAACAACCCATATGAAAGGCTATATGCACTGAATAAAATAATAAGTGATGGCAAAGGTATACAAACAGTACCTACAGATAAGAATGTTATAGAAGTGTTAACAGAAACAAATAGATTAATTGTGGAAGTTTTAGCTAAAAGATATGTTGAAAATAATATAGAAAAAGAAGTAGAACAAGTTTTAATGGAAAAACAAGATAAATATATAGAAGAAGTAAAGCTTAATATTTTAAAGAAACAAAAAGGACCAGAAAATGCTAAAACCTTAAAAAAATATGCTAATATTCAGGTTCTTGAGTCTAAAAAATTAACTAATAATATTCAACATTTATTAAGACCAGCTTCTTTTCCAGAGATTATAGGACAGGAAAGACCTATAAAGTCTCTTTTATCTAAAATAGCATCCCCGTATCCACAACATATTATACTATATGGACCACCAGGGGTAGGAAAAACATCTGCAGCTAGATTGGCTTTAGAGGAAGTAAAAAAGTTAAAATATACTCCTTTTTATCAAGAATCTAAATTTGTAGAGGTAGATGGAACTACTTTAAGATGGGATCCAAGAGAGATTACTAACCCTCTTTTAGGATCAGTACATGATCCTATATACCAAGGTTCTAAAAGAGATTTAGCAGAAACTGGTATACCAGAGCCTAAGCTAGGATTAGTTACAGAAGCTCACGGAGGAGTACTTTTTATAGATGAAATAGGTGAGCTAGATGATATGCTTCAAAATAAACTTTTGAAGGTTTTAGAAGATAAGAGAGTAGAATTTTCATCTTCTTATTATGATCCAGATGATGAAAATACTCCTAAGTATATAAAACACTTATTTGAAAATGGAGCACCAGCTGATTTTGTTCTTATAGGGGCTACTACTAGGGAACCTTCAGAAATAAATCCAGCACTAAGATCCAGATGTGCGGAAGTATTTTTTGAGCCATTATCCTCTAAAGATATTGAAAAAATAGTAATAAATGCGGCAGATAAATTAGATATAATATTAGAGGATGGAGTAGCTCAAACTATAAGTAGATATACAATAGAGGGAAGAAAAGCAGTAAATATATTATCAGATGTATATGGATATGCTTTATATAAAAATAAAGAATATAAAGAAGGAACAAAGCTTAATATAGCTATGGATGACTTAGAACAAGTTATATCTATAAGTAGATTAATTCCATACGATAGAATAGAAAATAAAGAAAAATTAGAAATAGGACATGTATATGGATTAGGTGTAAGTGGATATGTAGGGTCTACTATAGAAATAGAAGCTACTGTATTTAATGCTAAAGATAAAGGTAAAGGCTTTATTAGATTTAATGATACAGCAGGAAGTATGGCGAAGGATTCAGTATTTAATGCCGCTTCTGTCATAAGAAAAATAACAAAAGAAGATATAAAGGATTATGATGTACATGTTAATGCTATAGGTGGTGGAAAAATAGATGGACCATCTGCAGGAGCAGCTATAACAATATGTATTATTAGTGCTTTATTAAATAAGCCCATAAAACAGGATATAGCCATAACAGGAGAAATATCTCTTAAAGGGAAGGTAAAACCTGTTGGAGGCATATTTGAGAAAATATATGGTGCAAGAAGAAAAGGTATAAAAAAGGTAATAATACCTAAGGACAATATGAAAGATGCTCCTTCAGATATAAAAGATATAGAGATAATATGTATAGATACTATAGAAGAGCTTATAAATATAGTATTTTAGATTAAGGAGTACTTAAGGAGAGATGTTTATATGGATGCACCCATAAAAAGTATGCCACAGAGTATAGATGCAGAACAAAATGTATTAGGGGCAATGATTATAGATAAAACTTCCATAGCAGAGGCTGTGGAAGTTTTAAAAAGTGAAGATTTTTATAAAGATTCCCATAAAATTATATTTAGTGGAATTATAGAACTTTATCAAAAGGATATAGCAGTAGATATGTTAACTCTTACGGAAAATCTTAAATCAAGGGATAAATTAGAGGCAGTAGGGGGAGTTACTTATATAACAGAGCTTTGTAACTCTATAGTTTCTACAGCTAATATTCAGTCTTATATAGATATAATAAAAGATAAATCCACATTAAGAAGGCTTATAAAGTCATCTACTGAAATAATAGAGAACTGCTATAACAGACAAGATAATGTAGAAGAAATAATAGATTCTGCAGAGAAAAAAATATTTCATATATCTAACCAAAATACTACAACTGATTTTGAACCATTAAGTAATGTTTTGGAAAGAGGATTTATTCAAATTGAAAACCTATTTAAAAATAAAGGTGAAACTACGGGAGTTGCCTCTGGTTTTAGAGAGTTAGACGCTAAAACCTCAGGTTTTCAAAAATCTGATATGATATTAATAGCAGCAAGACCATCAATGGGTAAAACTACATTTGCCCTAAACATAGCAGAATATGCAGCTCTTAGAGAGGGGAAAAGTGTAGCAATCTTTTCCCTGGAAATGTCAAAAGAGCAACTTTCTTATAAATTGCTTTGTTCCCAAGCTAATATTGATATGTTGAGGCTTAGAACTGGTAACTTAGAGGATAAAGACTGGGAGAATATAGCTAGGGTTTCAGGGCCCTTAGCAGCAGCAAAGATATTTATAGATGATACTGCAGGTATGTCTGTAATGGAAATGCGTTCTAAATGTAGGAGATTAAAAATAGAACATGGAATAGATATGGTTTTAATAGATTATCTTCAGCTTATGAGCGGAGGTAAAGGGTCTACTGAAAGTAGACAACAAGAAGTTTCAGAAATATCTAGATCTATAAAAGCTCTAGCTAAAGAAATGGATTGTCCAGTTATAGCCTTATCTCAATTATCTCGTGCTCCGGAGGCTAGATCAGATCATAGACCAATGCTTTCAGATCTTAGAGAATCTGGATCTATAGAACAGGACGCTGACGTAGTTATGTTTTTATATAGAGATGAATACTATGACAAAGAAACAGAAGATAAAAACATGGCAGAATGCATTATAGCCAAGCAAAGAAATGGTCCTACGGGTACAGTTAAAATGGCATGGCTTGGACAATACAGTAAATTTGGTAATTTAGATGTAATACATCAAGAATAAAACATACAAAGTCCTATATTTATTTTATAGGGCTTTTATTTTTTAGCATTTTTATAGATTCATTTATTTTAAGATTATATTTATATTAATTTATAATAGGATTTTCTTTGTAATGTTATTTTATTAATGTATTTTTAACTAGAGTATATAAAATAATATTATTTAAGAAGGAAATACATAAAAAATATTGAAATTAATAACTAATGGAATAAAAGCTTTCAGTTAAGAGGAGAGATAATATATGGATTACAAAAAAGTATATAAACAATGGTTAGATAATGATTATATTGATGAAGATACAAAAAAAGAATTAAAAGAAATAATAAATAACGAAAAAGAAATAGAGGACAGATTTTATAAAGAATTAGAATTTGGAACTGCAGGTCTTAGAGGAAAAATTGGAGCAGGTACAAATAGAATGAATATATACAATATATCTAAGGTTACTCAGGGCTTAGCGAACTATATAAAAGAAAAAGGTGAAGAGTATACAGATAGAGGTGTTGCTATAGCTTTTGATTGCAGACATTATTCAAAAGAATTTGCTAAAACTGCAGCCTTAGTTTTGGCTGGAAATGGAATAAAGAGTTATTTGTTTGAAGATTTAAGACCAACCCCAGAATTATCTTTTGCAGTTAGAAAATTAAATACAGCGGCAGGTATAGTTATAACTGCTAGTCATAATCCAAAAGATTATAATGGTTATAAAGTATATTGGGAAGATGGGGCTCAGGTTTTATCTCAAATAGCAAATGGTATTACTGAGAAGATAAAATCTATTAGTAAATTTAGTGATATAAAAACTATAAGTGAGAAAGAAGCTTTAAAAAGTGGGTTATTAAATATATTAGGGGAAGATATAGATTCTGAATATATAGAAAAGGTTAAATCTTTAAGTATAAGAGAAGATATAGATAAGGATATAAAAGTTATTTATACACCTTTAAATGGAACCGGGAATATTCCTGTTAGACGTGTTTTAAAGGAAAGAGGATTTACTAATATTATAGCAGTTCCAGAGCAGGAAAACCCTGATCCAGACTTTACAACAGTAGGATATCCAAATCCAGAGGATACGAAAGCATTTAAATATGCAGAAAACTTAGGAAAAGAAGTAGGTGCAGAATTGCTTATAGCAACGGACCCTGATTGTGATAGATTAGCTATAGAGGTTAAAGATAAAAATGGTGAGTATTTAGCTTTTAATGGTAATCAAACAGGAGCTATTCTTATAAATTATATAGTATCAAATATGAAAGAAATGGGTAAATTACCTAAGGGTGCTGCTATAGTTAAGTCTATAGTTACTGGGGATTTAGGTAAAGTTATTGGGGAAGAATATGGAGTAGAAACCTATGAAGCATTAACTGGATTTAAAAACATATGTGGTAAAATACCAAATTTAAAAGAAGAAGGTAAAGAATTCATATTTGGATATGAAGAAAGTATAGGATATGTTACAGGTACATTTGTTAGAGATAAAGATGGAGTAAGTTCAAGCATGCTTTTATGTGAGGCGGCAGCTTATTATAAAACAAAGGGTAAAACATTAATAGATGTACTTAATGAAATATATAAAAAGCATGGATATTATAGGGAAAAGCAAATATCACTAATATTAGAAGGTATAGAGGGTAAAAAAAGAATAGACAGAATGATGGAGTCATATAGGAAAAGTTTCCCAAGGGAAATAGCAGGAGCAAAGCTTTTAAGTTATATAGATTATCAGGATAGAATAGAATACGATATTATAAAAAATGATAGAAAACCATGTAGAATACCTAGATCAAATGTATTAAGGTTCTTCTTAGATGATGGAAGTTGGTACGCAGTAAGACCATCAGGAACAGAACCTAAAATAAAATTGTATGTATATACAAAAGGCAAAAGCATTAAAGTTGCGGAAGAAAAAATAAAAGCTATAGAAAAGGAAGTTTTAGATAAACTTAATTCAGTAAAATAGATTAATTTAATAAAATTTTATATAATAGTAAGATATTTTAATATTATGATATATGTTTTTGATTAAAAATAAAAAAAGATTATTTTATAGAAATAACAATTAGCCTACTACAAGTTTTCAAAGTCTGTGGTAGGCTATTTTAGATAATATATAATATAATTTTAAATATTAATTTAAAGGGTGGATTTAATATGAAGGGAATAATAGATAGATTTGAAGAAAATTTTGCTATAGTAGAATTAGAGGATAAAAGAATAATAAATATAGATAAAAGTATAATTCCTAAAAAAGCTAAAGAGGGAGATGTTATAAATATAGAGGGAGATACTATAACTTTAAATGAAAAAGAAAGTGAAAGATTAAAAAAAGAAATAGATGAGTTAACTGAAGATATGTGGAAAGAATAATAGTAAAATAGAAAAATGAAATACTAACTATTTTTTATAATATATTCATAAATTAAAGATACAAAAGCAAAATACGAATAATAACTATAAATATAATAAAAATATTCGTAAAATCTATTGAAAATATTTTAAACCTTTGTTATCATTATATAGCTGGAGGGGATAATTTATGAAAAAATATGATGTTATTATTGTTGGTGCTGGAGCTAGTGGCATATTTGCTGCTTATGAAATGTGTAAAAACAATAATAAACTAAATATACTAATGATTGAAAAGGGTCATGACTTAAAAAAAAGAAAATGTCCTATAGATGGCAAGAATATAAAATCATGTATACAATGTAATGTGTGTAATATAATGAATGGATATGGTGGAGCAGGCACATTATCCGATGGTAAATATAATATTACTAATAATTTTGGTGGAGATTTATATAAATATGTTGGTAGAGAAGAAGCTTTAGATTTAATGAATTATGTTGATGAGGTTTTATGTGAAATGGGAGGAAAAGATGCAAAACTATATTCAACATCTAATTCAGATTTAAAGAGGAAAGCTCTTCAAAATGATTTGCATCTTTTAGATGCAAAGGTAAGGCATTTAGGAACAGATAGAAATATCAATATATTATCTAATATATATGAATATTTAAAAGACAAAATAGAAATGAAATTTGAATGTGAAGTTTTTGATATAAATAAAATAGAAGGCCAATTTGTTGTAGATACTAAAAATGGAGAATTTTCCAGTGAAGATTTAATTTTAGCTACAGGAAGGTCAGGTTCAAAATGGATTTCCGGTATATGTAAAAAACTTGGTATAAAAACAGAAAGTAATAGAGTAGATATAGGGGTTAGAGTTGAACTGCCGGCTCAAGTATTTTCCCATATAACGGATGAGGTTTACGAAAGTAAAATAGTATATAGAACAAAGAAATATGGGGATTTGGTTAGAACTTTCTGTATGAATCCTTATGGGGAGGTAGTAAGTGAAAATACCAACGGAATAGTTACAGTTAACGGTCATAGTTATGCAAATCCAGATCTTCATACAGAAAATACTAATTTTGCTTTATTAGTTTCCAACAGATTTACTGAACCTTTCAAAGAGAGTAATGAATATGGTGAATCTATAGCAAAGCTAAGCAATATGTTGGGTGGAGGAGTATTGGTACAAAGATTTGGAGACTTAATAAAAGGGAGAAGGACTAATGAAAAAAGAATGGCAAAAAGTTTCACAAGACCTACACTAAAAGCTACACCAGGAGATTTAAGTTTAGTAATCCCTAAAAGACAGTTAGATGGGATTATAGAAATGATATATGCTTTAGATAATATAGCGCCAGGTACAGCAAATGAGGATACTCTTTTATATGGAGTAGAAGTTAAATTCTACAATTCTAATGTAGAATTAAGTTCTAATCTAGAAACTCAAATAAAAGGATTATATATTTTAGGGGATAGTTCAGGAGTGACTCATTCATTATCACAAGCATCAGCCAGTGGAGTATATGCAGCAAGAATATTAATGAAAAAACATAATGTTAATGTATAAAGGAATAAAGATATTGCAGCTATAATTTGGCTGCAATATTTTATTTTTAAGAACAATAAGCGAACGATAATTAAATTTTAATATATAGCATTCGCTTTTTTTATTGATATTTTATAATTGTTTTGTTAATATTATATATTGTAGAAGTATGTTATTTAAAACTAAAAATACATAGCATATAAATTATATTTAAATATAATAATTTTCTTAAAATGAAAGTGAGGAAAATAATATGTCAGCTTTTATAGTATTAGGTGCTCAATGGGGCGATGAAGGTAAAGGAAAAATGACGGATTATTTAGCTGAAAATGCAGATGTAGTTGTAAGATTTCAAGGTGGTAATAATGCAGGCCATACAGTAGTTGTAGGAGAAAAGGAATATAAATTACACTTAATACCTTCAGGTATACTTTATAATGATAAGCTAAATGTAATAGGAAATGGAGTAGTTCTAGATCCAAAGGCTTTATTTGAAGAAATAAGCTACTTAGAATCTTTAGGAATAGACATAACACCAAATAGATTAATAATAAGTGATAGAGCTCATGTAATAATGCCATATCATAGAGTATTAGATGGAATAAAAGAAAGAGCTAGAGGAAATAAAGATATAGGAACTACAGGAAAAGGTATAGGACCAAGCTATACAGATAAAATGGAGAGAAGTGGTATAAGAGTTTGTGATCTTATACATAAAGAAGTTTTTGAAGAAAATTTAAAAGAAACTTTAGAAATAAAAAATAAAATAATAACAGAAGTATTTGGTGGAGAAGCATTAGATTATAATGAAATTTATAATGAATATTTAGGATATGCGGAAAAGTTAAGACCTTTTGTAAAAGATATATCTGTTATAGTTAACAAAAAAATAAAAGAGGGCAGGGAAGTATTATTTGAAGGAGCTCAAGGAACATTACTTGATATAGATTATGGAACATATCCTTATGTAACATCTTCAAGTACAATAGCTGGAGGAGTTTGCATAGGAGCCGGTGTAGGACCAACAGCTATAACTAATGCAGTAGGTATAGCGAAGGCATATACAACAAGAGTAGGAAAGGGTCCTTTCCCTACGGAGCTTTTAGATAAGACTGGAGACTGGATAAGAGAAAAGGGACACGAGTTTGGAGTTACTACAGGAAGAGCAAGAAGATGTGGATGGTTAGATTTAGTTATATTAAAAACTTCAGCTAGAGTATCTGGCCTTACAAGCTTTGCAGTAACAAAAATTGATACATTAGCAGGATTAGATACATTAAAAGTATGTACAGGATATAGATTAAATGGGGAAATCATAGATTATGTTCCTGCTAGTTTAGAAGATCTAGCAAAATGTGAATCAATATATGAAGAATTTGAAGGTTGGGATGATAGCATAGCTAATGCTAGATGTTATGAAGATTTACCTGAAAATGCTATAAAATATTTAAAGAAAATAGAAGATTTCACAGAAACAAAGGTATCTATAGTTTCAGTAGGGCCCAAAAGAGATCAAACTATGATGATATCAGAAATTTAATGTATATTATATGGTATAGTAATAAACAATATAATATATATAAAAAATAAATATAATATCTTTAAAGAAGACTAATTTATTGATATAATAATAATAAAATTTAGGAAAAGAGAGGTATTATGTTATGAAAATAACTAAAGATATGACAATAGGTGAAATCGTAAGAAATCATGAAGGTGCTGCTGAAGTATTAATGAGTTTTGGAATGGGTTGTGTAGGATGCCCATCTGCACAAAGCGAAACTTTAGCTGAAGCTGCAATGGTTCATGGAATGGAATTAGACGCATTATTAGAAGCATTAAATAAGTAAAATAAAAAAACTCTATGTTTTAACATGGAGTTTTTTTAATTAAGTTTATATTTACTAAGAAATTTGTTATTATTAAACTATATTTCACAATAGGGGGGATAAAATGCAGCCAGTAATAACAGATAAAAATTTTGAAATAAATTATCATGAGATAGACTTTAGAAAAAGAGCATTATTTACTACTATAATGAACTATTTTGAAGATGCTTCTACAGAACAATCTGAAAAGTTAGGCGTAGGATTACAATATTTAAAAGATAATGATCAGGCGTGGGTATTATATAAATGGGATGTAACTATTGATAGATATCCTGAATTTGGAGAAAAAATAATAGTTAGAACTATACCATTATCTTGTAGAAAATTTTATGCCTATAGAAGATTTCAAATAATAGATAAAACAGGGAAGGTAATAATAACAGGAGATAGTATATGGTTTTTGATAGATATAAATAAGAGAAGACCTATAAAAGTTACTGAAGATATGCAAAAGGCTTACGGATTAAGTGAAACTAAAGAAGAACCTTTTAAAATAGATAAAATAAAATTCCCTGAGGAATTCCATTATAACAATAAGTTTAAGGTAAGATATAGCGATATAGATACAAATTTACATGTAAATAATGTAAAATATATATCCTGGGCCATAGAAACTATACCATTCGATATAGTACTAAATTATACTTTAAAAAAGTTTGTTATAACCTATGAAAAAGAGGTTAAATATGGCAATAATATAAGTGTATATTCAGAAATTGTACATAAGGATAACAATGAAATAGTTTTTGTACATAAGGTAGAAAATGAAGAGGGAAAAAGAGTTACCTCAGCAAAAAGTACCTGGGTTAAATAAATATTTTTATAATAAAAAATAAATAATATATTTATAAATTGCTAGAAAGTGCTTGCTAATTGAAAAATTAATTAGAAACATTTCTAGCAATTTATTTTTTTATTTTGAAGAAGCATTTTTCCCAGCTATATACCCAGAAGACCAAGCCCACTGTAGGTTAAAGCCTCCACAGTCCCCATTTACATCTAAGATTTCTCCGCAAAAATAAAGATCCTTAACCTTCAAAGATTCTAAACTTTTATTTGAAACTTGAGAAGTATCTACACCTCCACAGGTTACTTGAGAATTTTTAAAGGAGTTAGTTCCTGTTATTGTAAAAGTCCAATTTTTTAATGTATGAAATATTTTTTCTTTTTCTTGCCAAGCTATATCCTGACAAGGCATATGAATATTTTTTATACCACAATATTTTAAAAGAGTAGGTATTAATTTTTTGTTTATTATTCCAATAAAGGAGTCATGAATAGTTCTGTAGTAAAAAGTTCCCCAATGATTTTCTAATAAGTTTATTAGGTCTTCTTTACTCATATTAGGAAGAATGTCAATTTGCAAATAAACTTTTTTATTATTATATAAAAGTCTAGAGGCTAAACTACTTAATTGCAGAATTGG contains:
- the rplI gene encoding 50S ribosomal protein L9, with amino-acid sequence MKVILLKDVKSLGKKGDLVNASDGYARNYLIPKKLAEQATENNVHILNNKKEAERRQKLKELEEAQKLAKSLMGKEIKFKVKIGENGRLFGSITSKDISEKLKEQYNMDIDKKKIVAETIRQTGVYEAEIKIYPEVSTKVKVSVLEE
- the lonC gene encoding Lon family ATP-dependent protease, with the protein product MNSHKLDELQDDIINEIEQDISNDMSIELQTEVLFEIVKKIIKDSNIRARVVKYKLEKYINSNNPYERLYALNKIISDGKGIQTVPTDKNVIEVLTETNRLIVEVLAKRYVENNIEKEVEQVLMEKQDKYIEEVKLNILKKQKGPENAKTLKKYANIQVLESKKLTNNIQHLLRPASFPEIIGQERPIKSLLSKIASPYPQHIILYGPPGVGKTSAARLALEEVKKLKYTPFYQESKFVEVDGTTLRWDPREITNPLLGSVHDPIYQGSKRDLAETGIPEPKLGLVTEAHGGVLFIDEIGELDDMLQNKLLKVLEDKRVEFSSSYYDPDDENTPKYIKHLFENGAPADFVLIGATTREPSEINPALRSRCAEVFFEPLSSKDIEKIVINAADKLDIILEDGVAQTISRYTIEGRKAVNILSDVYGYALYKNKEYKEGTKLNIAMDDLEQVISISRLIPYDRIENKEKLEIGHVYGLGVSGYVGSTIEIEATVFNAKDKGKGFIRFNDTAGSMAKDSVFNAASVIRKITKEDIKDYDVHVNAIGGGKIDGPSAGAAITICIISALLNKPIKQDIAITGEISLKGKVKPVGGIFEKIYGARRKGIKKVIIPKDNMKDAPSDIKDIEIICIDTIEELINIVF
- a CDS encoding replicative DNA helicase, with amino-acid sequence MDAPIKSMPQSIDAEQNVLGAMIIDKTSIAEAVEVLKSEDFYKDSHKIIFSGIIELYQKDIAVDMLTLTENLKSRDKLEAVGGVTYITELCNSIVSTANIQSYIDIIKDKSTLRRLIKSSTEIIENCYNRQDNVEEIIDSAEKKIFHISNQNTTTDFEPLSNVLERGFIQIENLFKNKGETTGVASGFRELDAKTSGFQKSDMILIAARPSMGKTTFALNIAEYAALREGKSVAIFSLEMSKEQLSYKLLCSQANIDMLRLRTGNLEDKDWENIARVSGPLAAAKIFIDDTAGMSVMEMRSKCRRLKIEHGIDMVLIDYLQLMSGGKGSTESRQQEVSEISRSIKALAKEMDCPVIALSQLSRAPEARSDHRPMLSDLRESGSIEQDADVVMFLYRDEYYDKETEDKNMAECIIAKQRNGPTGTVKMAWLGQYSKFGNLDVIHQE
- a CDS encoding phospho-sugar mutase is translated as MDYKKVYKQWLDNDYIDEDTKKELKEIINNEKEIEDRFYKELEFGTAGLRGKIGAGTNRMNIYNISKVTQGLANYIKEKGEEYTDRGVAIAFDCRHYSKEFAKTAALVLAGNGIKSYLFEDLRPTPELSFAVRKLNTAAGIVITASHNPKDYNGYKVYWEDGAQVLSQIANGITEKIKSISKFSDIKTISEKEALKSGLLNILGEDIDSEYIEKVKSLSIREDIDKDIKVIYTPLNGTGNIPVRRVLKERGFTNIIAVPEQENPDPDFTTVGYPNPEDTKAFKYAENLGKEVGAELLIATDPDCDRLAIEVKDKNGEYLAFNGNQTGAILINYIVSNMKEMGKLPKGAAIVKSIVTGDLGKVIGEEYGVETYEALTGFKNICGKIPNLKEEGKEFIFGYEESIGYVTGTFVRDKDGVSSSMLLCEAAAYYKTKGKTLIDVLNEIYKKHGYYREKQISLILEGIEGKKRIDRMMESYRKSFPREIAGAKLLSYIDYQDRIEYDIIKNDRKPCRIPRSNVLRFFLDDGSWYAVRPSGTEPKIKLYVYTKGKSIKVAEEKIKAIEKEVLDKLNSVK
- a CDS encoding DUF3006 domain-containing protein; protein product: MKGIIDRFEENFAIVELEDKRIINIDKSIIPKKAKEGDVINIEGDTITLNEKESERLKKEIDELTEDMWKE
- a CDS encoding NAD(P)/FAD-dependent oxidoreductase, with protein sequence MKKYDVIIVGAGASGIFAAYEMCKNNNKLNILMIEKGHDLKKRKCPIDGKNIKSCIQCNVCNIMNGYGGAGTLSDGKYNITNNFGGDLYKYVGREEALDLMNYVDEVLCEMGGKDAKLYSTSNSDLKRKALQNDLHLLDAKVRHLGTDRNINILSNIYEYLKDKIEMKFECEVFDINKIEGQFVVDTKNGEFSSEDLILATGRSGSKWISGICKKLGIKTESNRVDIGVRVELPAQVFSHITDEVYESKIVYRTKKYGDLVRTFCMNPYGEVVSENTNGIVTVNGHSYANPDLHTENTNFALLVSNRFTEPFKESNEYGESIAKLSNMLGGGVLVQRFGDLIKGRRTNEKRMAKSFTRPTLKATPGDLSLVIPKRQLDGIIEMIYALDNIAPGTANEDTLLYGVEVKFYNSNVELSSNLETQIKGLYILGDSSGVTHSLSQASASGVYAARILMKKHNVNV
- a CDS encoding adenylosuccinate synthase, which encodes MSAFIVLGAQWGDEGKGKMTDYLAENADVVVRFQGGNNAGHTVVVGEKEYKLHLIPSGILYNDKLNVIGNGVVLDPKALFEEISYLESLGIDITPNRLIISDRAHVIMPYHRVLDGIKERARGNKDIGTTGKGIGPSYTDKMERSGIRVCDLIHKEVFEENLKETLEIKNKIITEVFGGEALDYNEIYNEYLGYAEKLRPFVKDISVIVNKKIKEGREVLFEGAQGTLLDIDYGTYPYVTSSSTIAGGVCIGAGVGPTAITNAVGIAKAYTTRVGKGPFPTELLDKTGDWIREKGHEFGVTTGRARRCGWLDLVILKTSARVSGLTSFAVTKIDTLAGLDTLKVCTGYRLNGEIIDYVPASLEDLAKCESIYEEFEGWDDSIANARCYEDLPENAIKYLKKIEDFTETKVSIVSVGPKRDQTMMISEI
- a CDS encoding DUF1858 domain-containing protein, with amino-acid sequence MKITKDMTIGEIVRNHEGAAEVLMSFGMGCVGCPSAQSETLAEAAMVHGMELDALLEALNK
- a CDS encoding acyl-[acyl-carrier-protein] thioesterase, with translation MQPVITDKNFEINYHEIDFRKRALFTTIMNYFEDASTEQSEKLGVGLQYLKDNDQAWVLYKWDVTIDRYPEFGEKIIVRTIPLSCRKFYAYRRFQIIDKTGKVIITGDSIWFLIDINKRRPIKVTEDMQKAYGLSETKEEPFKIDKIKFPEEFHYNNKFKVRYSDIDTNLHVNNVKYISWAIETIPFDIVLNYTLKKFVITYEKEVKYGNNISVYSEIVHKDNNEIVFVHKVENEEGKRVTSAKSTWVK